The nucleotide window gccttcaagaagggaacgatgCAGATAGCGCCGCCACCGTCGGCCTTGGCAGTAGCCGGAAGCAAGTTTTCACCCAGATCTGTTCGAAGGAATCCAACTCCCGTGCAcggccgccgccaccaccagGCTGAGCAcacgccgccgccggcacctccATGATGCCCAGAGGCCGCGAGACTCGCCGCCACCACGCCTGACAGGCAGCCACGGCCAGGCCCGAGCACCACCCAGATCCAATCTGGGGTCAAGAGCCCTAGGCCGCCGCCGTTGTCTAGGCGGCACCACCAGACAGGGATATGCCCTCCAACCTGCCGCAAAGCGAGCCGCCGCCGGAGCTTCGAAGCACCGCGCCACCAAGCCCACCGGGGGGTTGACTAAGCCGCCGCGAGGAAGAAGGGAAGCCACGCCAGGGGAGaagccccgccaccgccggcacTGCATGGGCTTTGCGCAGCGGTGGCTCTCTGCGGCGGCGAGAGGGAGGGGAGGGTGGAGGAAGGCCGGCGGCGGGGGTGGCTAGGGTTCCCCCGTGTCGCCTCGGAGAGGGACACAGGGGGTGGGAGagctgcgggggggggggggggtggggggaggggggagggtaAGCGGGGACGTAGCAGCCTCTTTACCTTGAGCCGTTGAGCGCAGGAGATCCTTCGTCCATGCCCGTGACTAGAGTGCCGAAGTTAACGGGCTTGCCGTACTTGGAGCCGTTGCCGTAGAAGAGGGCTACGACGCCGCGTTTGATAGTGGCGTGCGTGGGGTGAAGCATGTCCCCTGAGGAGGCCATTGAAAGCATGCGCCAGGGAGTGGCGTGCTTGTTTTTACAAGCGGAGAATATTTAATTTTCTAATCAAGTTGAAGTGCTCTCTTGTTTTAATTAAAACTTCTTCGTTTTATTTGAAGAATCAAGAAAATCCAAAAATTCAACTGCTTTGTTataatttgaacttcttggttttatttttACAAACGGGGAACATGAGATTTTTTTATATAAACATTGAACTGCCCTATTTTATAAAAAAATGTGAACTTCTTGGGTTTATTTTAATAAACAAGGAAATTATAAACATTGAAATTAtctattattttaatttgaattttttagttttttttgaaTGGGAAAATTCTGATATTTTTTGTATAAACATCGAAGTGCTCtgttatttttatttgtagaaaTGGGGAAAAGCCTTTTTTTCTAAAAATCGAAATACTTTGTTATTTTAATTTTCGATGACCTCACCATGTTTTCTCATGTGAACTTTGAGGGTTTGTTCTTAACTATTTTTATTCAATTAACTTctaatttttatttatttataagATTTTACAATTTCTAATTATTTTTCACATGGCATTTTGATTTTCAAACCTCTAACTTTTTGTTTATTTTAATGTGAACTTTTGCATTTTCTATTTTATGTTTTATTTTGCTTCCTTTCTATTCGAACCATACCAACCTGTCGTCGCAACAGCAACTGAACTTTTAGCATTTTGTCCAGTGAACTTCTAGCGCTTCTTTTTTACTCCATCCAGtcctttttacttcgcatataagatttgtttgaagtcaaacttcgtaaaATTTTACTAACTTCATAGAAAAAAATATCAAAATTCACGAGTTCAATATCATTAATTCGTCATCAATTTAATTTTCATATTCTGTAGCTTTAGTATTGTATAtattgatattttttcatataaatataGTCAAACTTTATAAAATTTGACTCAAAGTATTCTTATATGTAGAGTAAAAGGGACCGAAGGGAGTACCTTCTTTTGCTTTTTCGTAGTGTCATGAACTCTCTGGTATTTTTACTTCTCCAAACTCTCCTGTGTCTCAACCCTGAATTTGTGACTTCTTTTAAACATGAAACCTCTAGAGTTTCTTTGAACATTTTTGGCTATCGTCTTTGAACTTTCCAAAGTTGGGTTCGGTTAAACTTCTGCTCATAGAACAAGGCGAATCGCTCCCTGACAAAAATAATCAATTGCTACAGATGGTGGAATGAACCTCTACAACGCAAACATGAATTTTTCAAGCAAATTAAAACCATACGGAAAATAGGAAAAATATAAATCACCATCTGTTTGGCCTAGCCTGCCGGTAAACCTTTTGCCCGGCCCGGATGGGTCGAGGTCTGGCCCATCTCTTAAGTTGCGGACAACTCGTTGCTTCCCGCCTCTTCATGGACAGCTGGAGTAGTAGGGCTGGTTTTTTTTTTCCGTTAACATAGTACAATCGAAGCCGCTCAGATACGGTCACCCTTGTGAACGCACGCACGTACACCCTATCCCTATAAGCATCTTTCAAGTTCAGGACTTGAACACTGCTGGGCTGGGGATACCACTATCCTCCTAACCatctttttttttgcgaataaCCTAACCATCCAATCACATGTGTAGTAGGGCTGCTGACAACATGTGGACATATCATTATTTTTTTGTTGGCTAGCAAAGCATATCGATCTCAAAAGATATCGGGTAACCACAAACTACTGTGCAATGTGTGTCCGTAGTATGTGTGATTGGTTCGGCCAGGTACTGTGTTGGATCCATCTTCTCACGGCACCATGCACTGCATGCATAATTGCATGTGATCGGATGGACCTCACAATTGACCACAAGGACGACTCACATCTATGTACAGTTCTCTTTTGTTTTTTTAATGATCTCAAGATCGATCGGTCGATCGATCGATATTTATGCAGCTGATAATTGAGCATGTATGCATGTTTTGTAGGTCGCGTCAGATTTAGGGTACGTATGTGTAGAATTATTGATGCATCATGCATTGCACACCACACGCGGGCCGGATAGGACAAGATTTATTTACTTAATCACTTTATTAGTTCCACATACTAATAATCGAAGGACAGAACACAACACAACACAAGATGGAATAATTAACGGGAAAATCAACCTCTTATTAGCTCCTTGCTAGCTAGCAGCTGCTGCAAATTTTAAATCATCATTATTTCGAATTGGCAAGGATGCCGACGAACGTCGCCGTTTACTGGTCGTCGACGACCATCTTGAGCGCAGGAGATTCATTCTTGCCCGTGACCAGCATGCCGAAGTTGACGGGCTCGCCGTACTTGGGGCCGTTGCCGTAGAAAAGGGCGACGACGCCGCGCTGGATGGTGGCGTGCGTGGGGTGGAGCATGTCCCAGAACATGTAGTCGTCGTGCTCGGCGGCGGGGCACGCCGTCGTGCCTGGGTGGCTGCACATCACCTCCGCGTTGAGCTTCCCAGACCCGCAGCATGCCGTCTTCACGTGCCTCAGCCCTGGCCGTACATGCAGACAGTCCACATGAATTACTAAATGCACGTACGTACAAGAACCCTAGCTAGTGAATAAGGATAGAAAATGGTTAGTGTATCTGCGTACATACCGGCTACCAGCGAGTTGTCCATCATGTCgttgaggatgttgtagttggCGGCGATGGAGTACTTGAGCTCCTTCATGGTCACCTCAGCGGCCTCGGCGAGCTTGGCCCTGAGGAGGCCGTTGAACGCCTGCGCGAGGGAGTTGGCTTGCTCGTTGCACTCGCCGTTGGGCATGCCGACCCTCTGCCCTGGCGTGCACCCGATCGGTGGAACGTCGAGGATCCCCACCATCCGTGCTCCCATGTCATACAACGCCTGGATGTGCTCGATGTAGGTGGTGACCATCTTGACGACGTAGGCCTGGGGGCTGGCGGTGGAGGGGTCGAAGGCCGAGAAGTCGTTGCCGCCACCGCTGAGGAGGAAGAGGGACCGCGCCAGGTGCTCCTCCTTGCTTGGGTAGCAAATCATGTTGTCCGCCGCCTTCTTGAAGTACTCAACTTGCGTCCGCATTGTGAGCGTCCCTTTTCCCTGCAAAAAGATCGATGTGTCATGCATATAATTAACCAACAAGTATATGTACTTGGACAGTAATATTGTGCTCTTGAACGGCATTGGAATCACAAGGTTGAAGTTGTTTATGTACCGTGGTGTCGAGGATGCCGGATCCACCGGAAGCGTAGTTGGCGCCAATCTTGCAGAGGCCGAGTAAAATCTTGTCGTGCGGCAGCATGGAGAGGTACGGCTTGGGGCTCATCTCGAACCCCACACGTTGTGCTGCACGTACAACATATATATGACACACATGTAATAAAACTTGGTTACCTAGCTGCTTATTTAATTCGTTTGTTATTGTGCATGATCCAAGCTGTGGGTTTGCATTGTTAATTTGCCGCACACGTTTGTCTGTCCACTTCATATACCTGTCGTTATATATCAATGTTGCCATATGATTTGAGTTTGATCTTCAAATTAAGCTCTTGCTTTTGTTATATATCCACGACTTTTCAGTCACAAATTAACTAATTTAGTGGTTATAACAGTCCTGCCTGTCCATCCTGTTCGAGGTCAAAATGCATGTCCGGTGCACACATGTATAATGGTGCAATCGTTAAGCTTGCTGCCTTCCCCATACGTTTGCGGATAATGTTAATTAGCAATAATAATTAAGCATACATGCACGTAGTGGGCGCATGGGGTGCTATCAGGGGTACACTTACAGATGACGTCGGCAAGGTTGTAGCCGTTGGTGAAGCGGCCGGTGGGCTTGCCGGGGAGGTCCATGCCGTAGGGCCGGTTCGCCCTGGGCGCCGGCGCCGGCAGGTAGTCGTTGTTGCCCACGTCCACCAGCGAGTCGCCGAACACGTACACCGCGTTCACCAGCCGCCCTCCGTTCTTGCCGCCAGCCACCGCCGCCGAGGCGCACACGGTGCCGACGAGGCCGAGACCGACGACGAGGAAGCAGACCAGAGCAATGCTCCTCGCCATGCCCGAAACTGCTATGGCTCTCACTCTAGCTAGCTCGTGCGTGCTGTGCTAGCAATAGGCAAAGCTAGATAGGTTTTGGTGTGAGGATGCCGGTGTCCGATGGGCCGGTATTTAAAGGGCCGGATCGACCGATCGTCCGAGACTGACGGACGGACGTTCACTCTACCGTCGGTGCATGCGTCCATGCGATGCGAGGAACACATGCGGTGCGATGCGAGAGAGGACAGCGACCTACGTTGTCCTCGCGCGGGCTGGTGATGCTCCGTGATCCATCCATGTGACTATACATACAAGCTAGCTGGAGAGCGTGATGCATGCGGCAGAAAGTGATCGGTCGCCATGCATGCGTATGGGCACGCAGTACGTACGATCGTCGGTGGACCGCTCTGTACACCTCTGACACTACTGGTGGGTATGTACTGGACGCATTATTTTCTCAAAACAAGTTTTCGCCCAGCTTTATAAGTAGAGGTCTAACATTCAAAAATATATAAAGTGATGAGAAAATCCTCGTACAACCAGGTTAAAAGAAAAAGAATGGTCAAAGTAGTACCTAAAACGCTACCAACTCAAAGTCGAACAAGATTACACAAGTCACCACACTTAGGGGGTGATGGCGgtgcgccttcggctcgcttcggTGCTtctagtcgtcgctaggtggtctatggatatgaatgtaatttttattttttctaatgTTCGTTGTATTGCCATGACTGAAGATaaatagattgaaagttttctCAAAACAGAAAGAAGACACCCAACATATGAAAAGAAACTCTGGCCACATATTGCTGGATCCTGTCTGGGAAAGTGAAATTAATGGATTTAGGTGTGGTATTGAGAGAGTGGTGTGCATAAAATCAGTGATAGGAGATATACGACAAATCATGGCATGGAACCATAGAAATTAGGGCAAACTGGGGAAACATGAATATTGATTCGTGGAGAGGAAGCAACGGGCTCGAGCAAAGGGACTTCTCCCGTTTTCCACCTGAGTTAATCTCCTCCATTATAACTCTTGGCCCATAATTCTAGTCATCATGAGAGAAACATAGTCAGTAATATGCATCCTTGTGCAATGCAAACTAGTGGTGACTTGGCATAGTATGAGAAAAGAGATGATAGTGGTAGCATATTATGTTACCATCACATTGCGCGTTTCAAAAAACAATGAGTGTACAAGATAATAAATACAATAATCATTGATACTACATCTACGACACTTTGCATGATAAAgatagtaacatagactagtgtcatatgtatgacactagtctaagttactcttCATTATGACTAGCCTAAAGTGGACGGTTCATttttttttttacatttttttatGATTGATCTAGGAAAACATCGGAAGATCTATACCGCAATAATTTGATCCTACTAGATAAACAACTCGTAAATTCTAATTAGCATGGAAATTTTCAAGTATATTTAATATATGTGGATTGGTTAATTATTACAGCCGGTGTAGGAAGCACAACCGCAACGCATGTGGACACGATTATTATATATTTTGTCGGCTAGCAAAATAGATCAATCTCAAAAGATATCGAGTGATCACAACATACTGTGCTACGTCTGTCACTATGTGTGATTGGCTCGGGCATGGGGGTCCATCTTCTCGCGGTAGCATGCAATGCATGCACACTTGCAATCTTGCATATGGCGGGATGGATCCAACTACTGACCACAAGGACAACTCACATATGCAtaatttctcctcttctttttcacAAGGCTGGCCGTAATGGTGTGTATGATGTAATAgtatcatgcatataataataGTGTATGATCTTACTTTCGTAATGCATAATAGCTCATATTGGCtcatttattgccatgcatgacataATGTAatacaacatttaatatgacaCGGTACTAGTAACATGATCATGATGCCACTTATGATCAGGGGTGAAGCCAGGATTGAGACATAGAGGGGGTGAGACTGACGATAAAGCAAGAATTTTTCTTCTCGCAAACTACCTATAGTTTTACATCCAGAAATAGTTCACCTTTAACTTTGCATAGACACACACAGCCTTTCCCCTTTGGCAGCTGGAGCATGTCTAGCTATAGATAATAGAGGCAAATAATTACACATACGCCTGAGTAGACAAAGTTGATAATCAAACTACTcagaaatatgagatgaaatgccttgctgCAAAACAATGTCATGTGTAAATTTAAGATGTACAAATAAGAAAAATCAATCTATAACCAAACGATTGGCTTTTAGCTTGGACTTAAATAGGTTCTTGTGTGAGTGTGAGGATGcttcactggtagaaaaagggcctatagtcccggttcgtaagggcctttagtcccggttcaggaaccgggactaaagtgtcgatactaatacctcccccctttagtcccggttcaatccagaaccgggactaaaggccctccacgtgggcagtgcgtaGAGCttagtcaggagaccctttggtcccggttggtggcaccaaccgggaccaataggcatccacgcgtcagcacttctgtggctggggtttttgtttttttttaaaggggggggggggtggggggttttgggggggttaatttaggtgtttcatatattgtgttagctagttataattaatagagagaagtgtcctctgttatgtccgtgtttggtcgacgctacgtactatacatacgtatatagagaggactagacacgctagctagctagtaagcaagtgaaggaaacagaagatcgtcatgaacatatatgcatatatacagagagaagtgatatcgaccacctctccttctccgagagattggtcgaacaacaagttctcgtatatctatctgacactaccggctacatatatacaataattatctcttacaaatataatcatatggactcagggtccacatagaattctccgtcttcagggatcacgtggtcaagaaagaatgccgccaattcctcttgaattcctcgcatgcgagctggtgctaggagttcatcccgcttccgaaacatctaatttaaagaaggggttcaatacatatatatatatatatatatatatatatatatatatatgaatgaatgaaactcaacacaaatgatggtaataaaataaaattgtgaatgttgttatttacgtacttcatattgttcgtcagtgtagccccgctcacaggtcgtgtggcggatggacttgcaaacatagtatccacagaaatcattcccttgttgctgccacaaccactttacaagaaatagaggttaatcaaactgataagcaagaatgccaaatggtattgatgaaactagcgcttgaatgactagtagatgcgcttaaaatgctactatagctagtacttactttcgggtgtctaaattgcagctccttcggcagtcccggagcttttctggtgaattttctccaaaccctgccggacaaagaaaacaattacttgatatatcaggaaatgaacaaagttgctgatatggtggataatgatcgatttaacttacttctcgagtatttgagtcatgtctgcatattccttgggatcttttcgtcttgagtctaagacggttactagtccctgctcaagcttaatatgtaggagaatatagtggaaactgcacacgcatgcataactcatcaattacattactataaccttgaataatatataagggaaaccgaatacgcacaagacagtaacactcacttgaagttgtaaggaaag belongs to Triticum urartu cultivar G1812 chromosome 7, Tu2.1, whole genome shotgun sequence and includes:
- the LOC125524648 gene encoding GDSL esterase/lipase At5g55050-like, which codes for MARSIALVCFLVVGLGLVGTVCASAAVAGGKNGGRLVNAVYVFGDSLVDVGNNDYLPAPAPRANRPYGMDLPGKPTGRFTNGYNLADVISQRVGFEMSPKPYLSMLPHDKILLGLCKIGANYASGGSGILDTTGKGTLTMRTQVEYFKKAADNMICYPSKEEHLARSLFLLSGGGNDFSAFDPSTASPQAYVVKMVTTYIEHIQALYDMGARMVGILDVPPIGCTPGQRVGMPNGECNEQANSLAQAFNGLLRAKLAEAAEVTMKELKYSIAANYNILNDMMDNSLVAGLRHVKTACCGSGKLNAEVMCSHPGTTACPAAEHDDYMFWDMLHPTHATIQRGVVALFYGNGPKYGEPVNFGMLVTGKNESPALKMVVDDQ